One Clavibacter zhangzhiyongii genomic region harbors:
- a CDS encoding glycosyltransferase: MRIAFVSMHTSPIQTPSTGDAGGLNVYLLELARSLGRQGHEVRLITRATDPADPPTTPVAPGVELVALRAGPVGPVAKEELPGITAEFADALAALPPADVVHAHYWLSAVAALPVARAWGVPHVLTLHSVSAGKNRRLVAGDTPEPAARLAEEARLVRASDLVVASAESERRLLVEAYDADPAAVHVVAPGVEEAFLREPSGREGGGRVRIVLLARIQPLKGQDVALRALALLDPATRPLLVIAGGVSPGRDAYAASLHALVRSLGLEDDVVFAGALDRAATARTLAGAHLALMPSAAETYGLVALEAAACGTPVIASRTEGLVDSVRDGVSGVFVATRDPADWARAIRDLLADRPALARLSATAREHAARHTWDVAAADVAAEYRLARERLVADAVAGSRG; the protein is encoded by the coding sequence ATGAGGATCGCGTTCGTCTCGATGCACACGTCGCCGATCCAGACCCCCAGCACCGGCGACGCGGGCGGCCTCAACGTCTACCTCCTCGAGCTCGCGCGGAGCCTCGGGCGGCAGGGGCACGAGGTGCGGCTGATCACGCGCGCGACGGATCCCGCCGACCCGCCGACGACGCCGGTCGCGCCCGGCGTGGAGCTCGTGGCGCTGCGGGCGGGGCCGGTCGGGCCCGTCGCCAAGGAGGAGCTGCCGGGGATCACGGCGGAGTTCGCGGACGCGCTCGCCGCGCTGCCGCCGGCCGACGTCGTGCACGCGCACTACTGGCTGTCGGCGGTCGCGGCCCTGCCCGTCGCGCGCGCCTGGGGCGTGCCGCACGTGCTGACGCTGCACTCCGTGTCCGCGGGCAAGAACCGGCGGCTCGTGGCCGGCGACACCCCGGAGCCCGCGGCGCGGCTGGCCGAGGAGGCGCGGCTCGTGCGCGCGTCCGACCTCGTGGTCGCGTCGGCGGAGTCGGAGCGGCGGCTGCTCGTGGAGGCGTACGACGCGGATCCGGCGGCCGTGCACGTCGTCGCGCCGGGTGTGGAGGAGGCGTTCCTGCGGGAGCCATCGGGGCGCGAGGGCGGCGGGCGGGTGCGGATCGTGCTGCTGGCGCGGATCCAGCCGCTCAAGGGGCAGGACGTCGCGCTCCGGGCCCTCGCCCTGCTGGACCCGGCGACCCGGCCGCTGCTCGTGATCGCCGGCGGCGTCTCGCCCGGCCGTGACGCGTACGCGGCGAGCCTGCACGCGCTCGTGCGCTCGCTGGGCCTCGAGGACGACGTCGTGTTCGCCGGCGCGCTCGACCGCGCCGCGACCGCCCGGACCCTCGCCGGCGCGCACCTCGCGCTCATGCCGTCGGCGGCCGAGACCTACGGGCTCGTCGCGCTGGAGGCGGCGGCGTGCGGCACGCCCGTGATCGCCTCGCGCACGGAGGGGCTCGTCGACTCGGTGCGCGACGGGGTGAGCGGCGTGTTCGTGGCGACGCGGGATCCCGCCGACTGGGCCCGCGCGATCCGCGACCTCCTCGCCGACCGGCCCGCCCTCGCGCGGCTGTCGGCCACGGCGCGCGAGCACGCGGCGCGGCACACGTGGGACGTCGCGGCGGCGGACGTCGCGGCCGAGTACCGGCTGGCGCGGGAGCGGCTCGTCGCGGACGCCGTGGCGGGGTCGCGGGGCTGA
- a CDS encoding SulP family inorganic anion transporter, producing the protein MSVTPPAAVEPSPAGSAAPAAPAPSPTVLQALRTPRILTREALAGLVVALALIPEAISFSIIAGVDPRVGLFSSFVMAVTIAFLGGRPAMISAATGAVALVIAPVAREHGMEYFLATVILAGLLQVVLAVLGVARLMRFIPRSVMVGFVNSLAILIFTAQIPNLVDVPWLVYPLVAVGIAILVLLPRVTRVVPAPLVAIALLTGATVLGALAVPTVGDQGELPRSLPELFLPQVPLTLETLGIIGPYALAMALVGILESLMTAKLVDDITDTPSHKTRETWGQGAANVLSGLFGGMGGCAMIGQTMINVKVSGARTRISTFLAGVFLLLLVVVLGDVVAVIPMAALVAVMVMVSVGTFDWHSIRPSTLKRMPLGETLVMALTVAVVVATHNLAIGVVVGVIAAMVVFARRVARFATVERTVVAGADGEDVAEYRVVGELFFASSNDLTTQFRYAEDPARVRIDMSGSHVWDASTVAALDAITTKYARRGTTVDIDGMNDASLRMHGRLAGRLGGEG; encoded by the coding sequence GTGTCCGTCACGCCCCCCGCCGCCGTCGAGCCGTCGCCCGCCGGATCCGCCGCCCCGGCCGCCCCCGCGCCGTCGCCCACCGTGCTCCAGGCGCTGCGCACGCCGCGGATCCTCACGCGCGAGGCGCTCGCCGGCCTCGTGGTGGCCCTCGCGCTGATCCCCGAGGCCATCTCGTTCTCGATCATCGCGGGGGTGGATCCGCGCGTGGGCCTCTTCTCGTCGTTCGTCATGGCCGTGACCATCGCGTTCCTGGGCGGCCGGCCGGCCATGATCTCGGCGGCCACGGGCGCCGTCGCGCTCGTCATCGCCCCGGTCGCGCGCGAGCACGGCATGGAGTACTTCCTCGCCACCGTGATCCTCGCGGGGCTGCTGCAGGTCGTGCTCGCGGTGCTCGGCGTCGCACGGCTGATGCGGTTCATCCCGCGGTCGGTGATGGTCGGCTTCGTCAACTCGCTCGCCATCCTCATCTTCACGGCGCAGATCCCGAACCTCGTGGACGTGCCGTGGCTCGTGTACCCGCTCGTGGCGGTGGGGATCGCGATCCTCGTGCTGCTGCCGCGCGTGACGCGCGTGGTGCCGGCGCCGCTCGTCGCGATCGCGCTGCTCACGGGCGCGACCGTGCTGGGCGCGCTCGCCGTGCCGACCGTCGGCGACCAGGGGGAGCTGCCGCGGAGCCTGCCGGAGCTGTTCCTGCCGCAGGTGCCGCTCACGCTGGAGACGCTCGGGATCATCGGGCCGTACGCGCTCGCGATGGCGCTCGTCGGGATCCTCGAGTCGCTGATGACCGCGAAGCTCGTGGACGACATCACCGACACGCCCTCGCACAAGACGCGCGAGACGTGGGGCCAGGGCGCCGCGAACGTGCTCTCGGGCCTGTTCGGGGGGATGGGCGGCTGCGCGATGATCGGCCAGACGATGATCAACGTGAAGGTCTCCGGCGCGCGCACCCGCATCTCCACGTTCCTCGCCGGGGTGTTCCTGCTGCTCCTCGTGGTGGTGCTCGGCGACGTGGTGGCCGTGATCCCGATGGCCGCGCTCGTCGCCGTCATGGTCATGGTCTCGGTGGGCACGTTCGACTGGCACAGCATCCGGCCGTCGACGCTGAAGCGCATGCCGCTCGGCGAGACGCTCGTGATGGCGCTGACGGTGGCCGTCGTCGTGGCGACGCACAACCTCGCGATCGGCGTGGTCGTGGGCGTCATCGCCGCGATGGTCGTGTTCGCCCGGCGGGTGGCGCGCTTCGCGACGGTGGAGCGCACGGTGGTCGCGGGCGCCGACGGCGAGGACGTCGCCGAGTACCGCGTGGTCGGCGAGCTGTTCTTCGCGTCGAGCAACGACCTCACGACGCAGTTCCGCTACGCGGAGGACCCGGCGCGCGTGCGGATCGACATGAGCGGCTCGCACGTGTGGGACGCGTCGACGGTGGCCGCGCTCGACGCGATCACGACGAAGTACGCGCGCCGCGGCACGACCGTCGACATCGACGGCATGAACGACGCGAGCCTCCGGATGCACGGGCGGCTCGCGGGGCGGCTGGGCGGCGAGGGCTGA
- a CDS encoding MerR family transcriptional regulator — protein MTRPAGPATMQIGELAERTGLSHRTLRHYDETGLLRPSGRSDGGFRLYTDDDLERLLLIRRMKPLGFSLEEMMRLLEVTDALDAAAPDDDTASLRADLAAFIADAEERRRRLADHLGMADEFLDRLRAR, from the coding sequence ATGACGCGACCCGCCGGCCCCGCGACCATGCAGATCGGCGAGCTCGCCGAGCGCACCGGCCTGTCGCACCGCACGCTCCGCCACTACGACGAGACCGGCCTGCTCCGCCCGTCCGGCCGCTCCGACGGCGGCTTCCGCCTCTACACGGACGACGACCTGGAGCGCCTCCTCCTCATCCGCCGCATGAAGCCGCTGGGGTTCTCGCTGGAGGAGATGATGCGCCTGCTCGAGGTCACCGACGCCCTCGACGCCGCCGCGCCCGACGACGACACCGCGTCCCTGCGCGCCGACCTCGCCGCCTTCATCGCCGACGCCGAGGAGCGCCGTCGGCGCCTGGCCGACCACCTCGGCATGGCCGACGAGTTCCTCGACCGCCTCCGCGCTCGCTGA
- a CDS encoding peptide chain release factor 3, with translation MSTITPPRAPASASASPVLREASRRRTFAVISHPDAGKSTLTEALLLHAHAIGSAGAVHGKQGRKSTVSDWMDMEKERGISVSSAAIQFTHRDTVMNVVDTPGHADFSEDTYRVLSAVDAAIMLVDASRGLETQTMKLFEVCRQRRIPIITVINKWDRPGREPLDLMDEIKERTGLLPTPLTWPVGESGAFFGVVDRSTGECVHFTRTAGGASIAPETRMSPDEALAAAGSAWTNAVEESELLHEEGQDHDEESFLARRTTPVLFAAAVLNFGVTHILDALDAIAPAAQPRPDEQDRTRPVEEDFSGFVFKVQSGMNTAHRDRLAFMRICSGVFHRGMTVTHAQTGRPFVTKYAQQLFGRERSTVEDAYPGDVVGLVNASNIRVGDTLFDGAPVTFPRLPQFAPELFRVVRSKDTSTHKQFRKGIEQLDHEGVIQVMRSDLRGDQAPVLGAVGPMQFEVVVERMTNEFRAPLRMEPLEYQVARITDAASAPALAKTIGVEVLVRSDGTHIALITTPWRLKAIQRDSPELTLIDAATALPDA, from the coding sequence GTGTCGACCATCACCCCTCCCCGCGCGCCCGCCTCGGCCTCCGCCTCCCCCGTGCTGCGCGAGGCGTCCCGCCGTCGCACCTTCGCCGTCATCTCCCACCCCGACGCGGGCAAGTCCACGCTCACCGAGGCGCTGCTGCTGCACGCGCACGCCATCGGGTCCGCGGGCGCGGTCCACGGCAAGCAGGGGCGCAAGTCCACGGTCTCCGACTGGATGGACATGGAGAAGGAGCGCGGCATCTCGGTGAGCTCCGCGGCGATCCAGTTCACCCACCGCGACACCGTGATGAACGTGGTCGACACCCCCGGCCACGCCGACTTCTCCGAGGACACCTACCGCGTGCTCTCCGCGGTGGATGCCGCGATCATGCTCGTCGACGCCTCCCGCGGCCTCGAGACCCAGACCATGAAGCTGTTCGAGGTGTGCCGCCAGCGCCGCATCCCGATCATCACCGTCATCAACAAGTGGGACCGCCCCGGACGCGAGCCGCTCGACCTCATGGACGAGATCAAGGAGCGCACGGGCCTCCTCCCCACCCCGCTCACCTGGCCGGTGGGCGAGTCCGGCGCCTTCTTCGGCGTCGTCGACCGCTCCACCGGCGAGTGCGTGCACTTCACGCGCACGGCCGGCGGCGCGAGCATCGCCCCCGAGACGCGCATGTCGCCCGACGAGGCGCTGGCGGCGGCCGGATCCGCGTGGACGAACGCGGTCGAGGAGAGCGAGCTCCTGCACGAGGAGGGCCAGGACCACGACGAGGAGTCTTTCCTCGCGCGCCGCACCACCCCCGTGCTCTTCGCGGCCGCCGTCCTCAACTTCGGCGTGACCCACATCCTCGACGCGCTCGACGCCATCGCCCCGGCCGCGCAGCCGCGCCCCGACGAGCAGGACCGCACGCGTCCCGTCGAGGAGGACTTCTCCGGCTTCGTCTTCAAGGTCCAGTCGGGCATGAACACCGCGCACCGCGACCGCCTCGCCTTCATGCGGATCTGCTCGGGCGTCTTCCACCGCGGCATGACCGTCACGCACGCCCAGACCGGCCGCCCCTTCGTCACCAAGTACGCCCAGCAGCTCTTCGGCCGCGAGCGATCCACCGTCGAGGACGCCTACCCGGGCGACGTCGTCGGCCTCGTCAACGCGTCCAACATCCGCGTGGGCGACACGCTCTTCGACGGGGCTCCCGTCACATTCCCGCGCCTGCCGCAGTTCGCCCCGGAGCTCTTCCGCGTCGTCCGCTCGAAGGACACGAGCACGCACAAGCAGTTCCGCAAGGGCATCGAGCAGCTCGACCACGAGGGCGTCATCCAGGTGATGCGCTCCGACCTCCGCGGCGACCAGGCCCCCGTCCTCGGCGCCGTCGGCCCCATGCAGTTCGAGGTCGTCGTCGAGCGCATGACGAACGAGTTCCGCGCCCCGCTGCGCATGGAGCCGCTCGAGTACCAGGTGGCCCGCATCACCGACGCGGCCTCCGCGCCGGCCCTCGCGAAGACCATCGGCGTCGAGGTGCTCGTGCGCTCGGACGGCACGCACATCGCCCTGATCACCACTCCGTGGCGCCTCAAGGCCATCCAGCGCGACAGCCCCGAGCTCACCCTCATCGACGCCGCGACGGCCCTCCCCGACGCGTGA
- a CDS encoding CHY zinc finger protein, giving the protein MTGSAVHDPVGDPVLVRGPAVDAETRCIHYGSALDVVALRAPCCDAWYPCHLCHAAVADHPLEVIPRTEHHLPAALCGVCRATMTVPEYLAADSCPSCGAAFNPGCAAHAHLYFAP; this is encoded by the coding sequence ATGACCGGCTCCGCCGTCCACGACCCCGTGGGCGACCCGGTGCTCGTCCGCGGCCCGGCCGTCGACGCCGAGACCCGCTGCATCCACTACGGATCCGCGCTCGACGTCGTCGCCCTCCGCGCCCCCTGCTGCGACGCCTGGTACCCGTGCCACCTCTGCCACGCCGCCGTCGCCGACCACCCCCTCGAGGTGATCCCCCGCACCGAGCACCACCTCCCGGCGGCCCTGTGCGGCGTCTGCCGCGCGACGATGACCGTGCCCGAGTACCTCGCAGCGGACTCCTGCCCGAGCTGCGGTGCGGCCTTCAACCCCGGCTGCGCGGCCCACGCGCACCTCTACTTCGCGCCCTGA